The Anomaloglossus baeobatrachus isolate aAnoBae1 chromosome 10, aAnoBae1.hap1, whole genome shotgun sequence genome has a segment encoding these proteins:
- the C10H16orf46 gene encoding uncharacterized protein C16orf46 homolog, with the protein MAVQDGSPLETLQEQEEFPEKVSSVQDEKREKELTEALVEISERSLEEDQKSIDWLIGTGWEEAACGWGPVSATGCLHPQKKQKKPKPGEATDCILCLDLCFVPESKDKAAETKSGTVTDHEEKSATETSVVDHVLPPAEKDLASGFTGHCPSIESCNDRVSSVEVSSREARHKERNVQRSSSPLTGKAFPLCINCYNTKESLTFSAPLLLPPLKASPANGHAEQMARRKEVLLQQLEKLPSKGFLGSPLVGQVLHNIDLRVERKLLEAISNFPKEQQRAPEQISFVTSCVPKTPAKDVERLQWQNSFLVQKSLSVNTSNVKHGTTSAPVGFLHTRTMQNKRNVRQEGRPLGRRAKSGGSPVLSNPILPALTVTRVEIPVKVKMC; encoded by the exons ATGGCGGTCCAGGATGGTTCACCACTGGAAACGTTGCAAGAGCAAGAAGAGTTTCCAGAAAAAGTCAGTTCTGTACAGGATGAGAAAAGGGAGAAGGAGCTGACGGAGGCGTTGGTGGAGATCAgcgagaggagtctggaggaggatcaGAAGTCCATAGACTGGCTGATAGGGACGGGGTGGGAAGAAGCG GCTTGTGGCTGGGGTCCTGTTTCCGCAACGGGATGTCTGCACCCTCAGAAGAAACAGAAGAAGCCCAAACCCGGGGAGGCCACGGATTGTATTCTGTGCCTTGACCTGTGCTTTGTACCCGAGAGCAAAGATAAAGCTGCAGAAACTAAATCCGGCACAGTCACCGACCACGAGGAGAAGTCAGCGACCGAGACGAGCGTCGTGGATCACGTCCTGCCCCCCGCAGAGAAAGACTTAGCGTCTGGCTTTACAGGTCACTGCCCTTCTATAGAAAGCTGTAATGACAGAGTATCTTCTGTAGAGGTATCTAGTAGAGAAGCAAGACACAAGGAGAGGAACGTGCAAAGAAGCTCCTCACCGCTCACCGGCAAAGCCTTCCCATTATGTATCAATTGTTATAATACAAAGGAGTCACTAACGTTCAGCGCGCCCTTGTTACTGCCGCCATTGAAAGCTTCACCTGCAAATGGACATGCGGAGCAGATGGCTCGAAGGAAAGAGGTTCTGCTCCAGCAGCTGGAAAAGCTTCCCTCAAAAGGATTTCTGGGTAGCCCCCTGGTCGGACAAGTTCTGCACAACATTGACCTCAGGGTAGAGAGGAAACTTCTTGAAGCCATAAGTAATTTTCCTAAGGAGCAGCAGAGAGCGCCGGAGCAGATATCCTTCGTCACCTCTTGCGTTCCAAAAACACCGGCAAAGGACGTGGAGCGTCTCCAATGGCAAAACTCGTTCTTAGTCCAGAAATCTCTTAGCGTGAATACCAGCAATGTAAAACATGGCACCACCTCTGCTCCGGTGGGCTTCCTCCATACCAGGACAATGCAAAACAAGCGCAACGTGCGCCAAGAAGGAAGACCACTCGGTAGAAGGGCAAAATCAGGCGGGAGCCCCGTCCTCAGTAACCCAATATTACCTGCCCTGACTGTTACCAGGGTGGAGATACCGGTCAAAGTCAAAATGTGCTAA